The Tenrec ecaudatus isolate mTenEca1 chromosome 7, mTenEca1.hap1, whole genome shotgun sequence genome window below encodes:
- the ARMC12 gene encoding armadillo repeat-containing protein 12 isoform X3, with protein sequence MGISVPECLSQLDFRKGVVGLATGAGAIYLLYKAIKAGMKCQPPICSGSPICIARLAIERERHGRDSGELRRLINSLEYKQDEYTKSMILHSITRCVYLLEAEASACTVDDISLVGSMLDDKDNSVKIQALNALKAFSGIRKFRLKIQEHSIKVLELICTVWDSELHVAGLRLLNNLPLPDYVHPQLRRVMPALMEILQCDYILAQVQAIRLLSYLAQKNDLLYDILNCQSTQPGSLLFEVLVFAERLSEGRNAPHYRVVKWHYNEQSVHEALFGDESRLADRLLALVIHPEEDVQIQACKVIVSLQCPQDLRARPSCQPSSTYNSGE encoded by the exons ATGGGCATAAGCGTTCCCGAGTGCCTGAGCCAACTGGACTTCCGAAAAGGTGTAGTGGGCCTGGCCACGGGCGCTGGGGCCATCTACCTGCTCTACAAGGCCATCAAGGCTGGCATGAAATGCCAACCGCCCATCTGCTCCGGCTCACCCATCTGTATCGCCC GCCTGGCAATTGAGCGTGAGCGGCATGGACGGGACTCAGGAGAGCTCCGGAGGCTCATCAACTCTCTGGAGTACAAGCAGGACGAGTACACCAAGAGCATGATCCTGCACAGCATCACGCGGTGTGTGTACTTGCTGGAGGCTGAG GCCTCGGCGTGTACCGTTGATGACATCAGTTTGGTGGGCAGCATGTTGGATGACAAGGACAACAGTGTCAAAATCCAAGCTCTGAACGCGCTTAAGGCTTTCTCCGGCATCAGAAAATTCAGGCTCAAAATCCAG GAGCACTCCATCAAGGTGCTGGAGCTGATCTGCACTGTCTGGGACTCAGAGCTGCACGTTGCCGGTCTCAGGCTCCTCAACAACCTCCCGCTGCCTGACTATGTGCACCCCCAGCTGCGGCGGGTGATGCCCGCCTTGATGGAGATCCTACAGTGCGACTACATCCTGGCACAG GTGCAAGCCATCCGACTGCTGAGTTACCTGGCACAGAAGAACGACCTCCTCTATGACATTCTCAACTGCCAG TCCACACAGCCAGGGAGCCTGCTGTTTGAGGTGCTGGTGTTTGCTGAGCGGCTGAGCGAGGGCCGGAACGCCCCCCACTACCGCGTTGTGAAATGGCACTACAATGAACAGTCTGTGCATGAGGCCCTCTTCGGGGATGAGTCTCGGCTTGCAGACCGGCTGCTTGCGCTGGTCATCCACCCTGAGGAGGATGTTCAGATCCAAGCCTGCAAGGTCATAGTCAGCCTGCAGTGCCCCCAGGACCTGAGAGCGCGGCCCTCCTGCCAGCCCAGTTCAACCTATAACAGTGGGGAATAA
- the ARMC12 gene encoding armadillo repeat-containing protein 12 isoform X2 codes for MGISVPECLSQLDFRKGVVGLATGAGAIYLLYKAIKAGMKCQPPICSGSPICIARLAIERERHGRDSGELRRLINSLEYKQDEYTKSMILHSITRCVYLLEAEASACTVDDISLVGSMLDDKDNSVKIQALNALKAFSGIRKFRLKIQEHSIKVLELICTVWDSELHVAGLRLLNNLPLPDYVHPQLRRVMPALMEILQCDYILAQVQAIRLLSYLAQKNDLLYDILNCQVHPNFLNLFQSTQPGSLLFEVLVFAERLSEGRNAPHYRVVKWHYNEQSVHEALFGDESRLADRLLALVIHPEEDVQIQACKVIVSLQCPQDLRARPSCQPSSTYNSGE; via the exons ATGGGCATAAGCGTTCCCGAGTGCCTGAGCCAACTGGACTTCCGAAAAGGTGTAGTGGGCCTGGCCACGGGCGCTGGGGCCATCTACCTGCTCTACAAGGCCATCAAGGCTGGCATGAAATGCCAACCGCCCATCTGCTCCGGCTCACCCATCTGTATCGCCC GCCTGGCAATTGAGCGTGAGCGGCATGGACGGGACTCAGGAGAGCTCCGGAGGCTCATCAACTCTCTGGAGTACAAGCAGGACGAGTACACCAAGAGCATGATCCTGCACAGCATCACGCGGTGTGTGTACTTGCTGGAGGCTGAG GCCTCGGCGTGTACCGTTGATGACATCAGTTTGGTGGGCAGCATGTTGGATGACAAGGACAACAGTGTCAAAATCCAAGCTCTGAACGCGCTTAAGGCTTTCTCCGGCATCAGAAAATTCAGGCTCAAAATCCAG GAGCACTCCATCAAGGTGCTGGAGCTGATCTGCACTGTCTGGGACTCAGAGCTGCACGTTGCCGGTCTCAGGCTCCTCAACAACCTCCCGCTGCCTGACTATGTGCACCCCCAGCTGCGGCGGGTGATGCCCGCCTTGATGGAGATCCTACAGTGCGACTACATCCTGGCACAG GTGCAAGCCATCCGACTGCTGAGTTACCTGGCACAGAAGAACGACCTCCTCTATGACATTCTCAACTGCCAG GTGCACCCCAACTTCTTGAACCTGTTCCAGTCCACACAGCCAGGGAGCCTGCTGTTTGAGGTGCTGGTGTTTGCTGAGCGGCTGAGCGAGGGCCGGAACGCCCCCCACTACCGCGTTGTGAAATGGCACTACAATGAACAGTCTGTGCATGAGGCCCTCTTCGGGGATGAGTCTCGGCTTGCAGACCGGCTGCTTGCGCTGGTCATCCACCCTGAGGAGGATGTTCAGATCCAAGCCTGCAAGGTCATAGTCAGCCTGCAGTGCCCCCAGGACCTGAGAGCGCGGCCCTCCTGCCAGCCCAGTTCAACCTATAACAGTGGGGAATAA
- the ARMC12 gene encoding armadillo repeat-containing protein 12 isoform X1: protein MGISVPECLSQLDFRKGVVGLATGAGAIYLLYKAIKAGMKCQPPICSGSPICIARECLVPGERALPQEAPVTEASSVGGPEGLAIERERHGRDSGELRRLINSLEYKQDEYTKSMILHSITRCVYLLEAEASACTVDDISLVGSMLDDKDNSVKIQALNALKAFSGIRKFRLKIQEHSIKVLELICTVWDSELHVAGLRLLNNLPLPDYVHPQLRRVMPALMEILQCDYILAQVQAIRLLSYLAQKNDLLYDILNCQVHPNFLNLFQSTQPGSLLFEVLVFAERLSEGRNAPHYRVVKWHYNEQSVHEALFGDESRLADRLLALVIHPEEDVQIQACKVIVSLQCPQDLRARPSCQPSSTYNSGE from the exons ATGGGCATAAGCGTTCCCGAGTGCCTGAGCCAACTGGACTTCCGAAAAGGTGTAGTGGGCCTGGCCACGGGCGCTGGGGCCATCTACCTGCTCTACAAGGCCATCAAGGCTGGCATGAAATGCCAACCGCCCATCTGCTCCGGCTCACCCATCTGTATCGCCCGTGAGTGTCTAGTCCCTGGGGAGAGGGCTCTGCCCCAGGAGGCACCAGTTACTGAGGCCTCTTCTGTGGGAGGGCCCGAAG GCCTGGCAATTGAGCGTGAGCGGCATGGACGGGACTCAGGAGAGCTCCGGAGGCTCATCAACTCTCTGGAGTACAAGCAGGACGAGTACACCAAGAGCATGATCCTGCACAGCATCACGCGGTGTGTGTACTTGCTGGAGGCTGAG GCCTCGGCGTGTACCGTTGATGACATCAGTTTGGTGGGCAGCATGTTGGATGACAAGGACAACAGTGTCAAAATCCAAGCTCTGAACGCGCTTAAGGCTTTCTCCGGCATCAGAAAATTCAGGCTCAAAATCCAG GAGCACTCCATCAAGGTGCTGGAGCTGATCTGCACTGTCTGGGACTCAGAGCTGCACGTTGCCGGTCTCAGGCTCCTCAACAACCTCCCGCTGCCTGACTATGTGCACCCCCAGCTGCGGCGGGTGATGCCCGCCTTGATGGAGATCCTACAGTGCGACTACATCCTGGCACAG GTGCAAGCCATCCGACTGCTGAGTTACCTGGCACAGAAGAACGACCTCCTCTATGACATTCTCAACTGCCAG GTGCACCCCAACTTCTTGAACCTGTTCCAGTCCACACAGCCAGGGAGCCTGCTGTTTGAGGTGCTGGTGTTTGCTGAGCGGCTGAGCGAGGGCCGGAACGCCCCCCACTACCGCGTTGTGAAATGGCACTACAATGAACAGTCTGTGCATGAGGCCCTCTTCGGGGATGAGTCTCGGCTTGCAGACCGGCTGCTTGCGCTGGTCATCCACCCTGAGGAGGATGTTCAGATCCAAGCCTGCAAGGTCATAGTCAGCCTGCAGTGCCCCCAGGACCTGAGAGCGCGGCCCTCCTGCCAGCCCAGTTCAACCTATAACAGTGGGGAATAA